Within the Hevea brasiliensis isolate MT/VB/25A 57/8 chromosome 2, ASM3005281v1, whole genome shotgun sequence genome, the region TGATTTGGGAGAGAGTTTTCTGGTTTGCATTATTGAATCTCTTCCACCTCAAATCAAGATTCTCAAGACTTCTTACAACTCCCAACAAGAGGAGTGGACAGTTGATCAATTGATAGCCATTGTGTGGCAAGAAGAGGGTAGGTATAGATTATACAGAAACATTTTCCCTAGTGTCCACTAAAGGTGCCTTTCGTGTGGTTATGGCTTTAGTTGCTCATTATGACTTAGAACTCCACCAGATAGATGTTAAAATAGCTTTCTTAAACGGAGACTTGTATGAAGATGTGTATATGGTTCAACCTAATGGTTTCATAGAAACCGGTAAAGAACACTTAGTGTGCAAGTTGAAAAGATCCATCTATGAGTTGACACAGGCTTCTAGACAATGGTATCTGAAGTTTGATCAAGTTTTGACTTCTCTTGATTTTGAGGAGAATGCTTCAGATCAATGCAGATTTTATTATTCTAGTGTTGTATGTTGATGACATTCTTCTTGCCAGTAAtagcatcaatctcttgaatgagACAAAATACATGCTTTCTAGTCATTTTGACATAAAAGATCTTGGTGAGGCCACATATGTTCTGGGTATTCACATTCACGGTGGCAAGTCTCGAGGTATATTGGGCTTGTCTCAAGGAACTTATATTGATCGAGTTCTTAAGAGATTTAACATGAACACTTGCTCCCCTTCTGTTGCACCTGTTCTGTCAGGTGAGAAACTCTCCAAAGCTTACTGTCCTCAGGATGACAAGGAAAGGACTGAAATCGAAAAGATTCCATATGGTTATGCTATTGGGAGCTTAATGTATGCTCAAGTATGCACTCGTCCTAATATAGCATTTGCTATTAGTGTCCTTGGTAGATATTTGAGTAATCCTGGATGGAGTCACTGGAAAGTTGCAAAGAAAGTTGTGAGATATTTGTAGGGTACTAAGAATTATATATTGACTTATAAAAGATCTAGAAATCTAAAAGTCATTGGGTACTCTGATTCTGACTTTGCAGGCTGTATAGATGATAGAAAATCTACTTCTGGTTACATCTTTACGGTGTTTAGAGGAGCTGTTTCTTGGAAGAGTGCCAAACAGACACTTACAGCTACCTCAACTATGGAAGCAAAATATGTTGCTTGTTATAAGGCCACTTGTCAAGCTATCTGGTTAAAGAAATTGATTTCTGGCATGCTTGTTGTTGAGAGCATCTCAAGGCCCTTGACCATTTATTGCAACAATGCTGTTGCTGTTTGCTTCTCTCAAAATCATAGGAATTCTAGTTGGACTAAACATTTTGATATCAAATTTCTATTTGTTCGAGAGAAGATTTGTGAATTACAGACTCGGATTGAACATATTACTATGGACCAAATGATTACAAATCCGTTAAACAAAACTTTGCCTATTAGTATTTTTCAAAAGCATGTTACACATACAAGTGTAGTGGAAACTTTTAATGATGCTTTAGTTTAGTGGGAGtctgttttatgttacatttaggTTAGCATTTGTATGGAATACTTAGACCATTTGTTTTGGACATATTTTGTCACACATCCCATTTAAATTCAGTTTTGAGAATTTGTTGgcacatatatataatattattttcccTATCGGATTCAATGTTATTTTGTTTGCCGTTTCATTAACTGGATTTTATAAGTTAAATTGCCTACTTGTTATTGGATATTGTTTTGTATTTTATTAATCTATTCTTTTagtttaataaattaattgttgttatccaagtgggagattgttggattatttatttgtattagTATGTGGATTAACAATAATCAATTTTTAGGCTCATTAACAtattaaataatgatatcaaatgATAAGTTTAGTAACTGACAATATCTAAATAGATTGGATCATGTGATTGGGCAAGCCTATAATGAGTCAGGCTGTCCATAAGCCTACTAAGAAAGAGGCTCTAActctcaattatatatatatatatatatatatatatatatatatatatatatatatataatcccaTTTAATATCAAATAGAATTTGAACGTATGGATATTGGGAGTTGTAAACCTACCCTTTCGCTTTCTTTTCTCTGTTCTTAGTCGTTTGTAAAAGACTATGGATACAAGCATATTCCAGCTACACatattctttaatcatgtaaTCTATAATGATTTAATTGTTTAACATTAACTTAAAGAAAAACTAAGCATTATCCCTTGTCTGACCTTGAATTCTTTTGTTCCTCTAGCTAGGCACCTTCTTACCTTGCTTCACATTTTAATCAGTATGCAGTACTAACAATTAGAGATCCATTACTTTAACAAATTCGAGGAGTTCAAAAGATGGTCCTTGTGAAATAACCACACTTTTGGAGTTGACATCATACTCAATCTAGTGGGTCAATAGGTCATTTCCACTTATATGTCATTCACTCATCCAATCTCTTTTTTAAATATGTGAATTCCAAGTTTCCAACTCACTCACACTTGCATTTTTCCCAACAAATCTGCCCCTTAAGTAGGGCTTTCTTCCACATTGGGCTAATTTACAAGTCACACTTGCCATAAACGTAAGTATTTCTCTTAACATGAGTGTTTATGATGTCACCAAGAACCTAATTACTCCACCAAGCCTATCATGAGTTAGCCACACAACTGTCACTCATGTAAGCATGCACTCCTATGAGCTATGCTAGAGCCATCTCAGAGTCTCTACTccatcaatctaatcttttctagGAGAGTTCCTTATTGCTTCACTAGGCTTCTTTTTATGGAGAGTCACCACCTTACTGGCTTATTGAGAGTCTTCTTGCTAGTTGAATGATGGATGGGAATATGAATAAAATGATTTGTTTGAATGGCATAAATTATCACATTTGAAAAGCAAAACCAAAGACTTATTTATTTGTAAATGCGTTGCATCTACCTACATTTACTACTCAAAAGCTTGATTCTAAAGGTGATGAAGATTGAGATTTTAAGCATGGGCAAATATTTAGTTACATTAGGCTCCATGTTGACGATGTGTTGATTGTTGGCCATAACATTTCTAAAATTAACCGTGTAAAGAAAGAGTTAAGCTAGTCTTTTGCAATGAACGACTTGGGGGCAACAAAGCAAATTCTTGGCATGAGAATTGTTCATGATATAAAAGCTATTAAGCTATGGCTATCACAAGAAGAGTACATTCGCAAGGTACTTCAGAGATTTTACATGAACCAAGCAAAAATGGTAAGCCCCTTTTTTGTTACTCATTTCAAGTAGTGTGAAACAATGTCCTTCTATAGATAAAGAGAAGGAAGACATGCAAAAAGTTTCTTACGCATATATTATGGGTAGTTTGATATATGTAATGACATACACAAGGCTATATATAGCTTATGCCATTGGCCAACTTTGTAATGACCCAACCAGGGGCCCATTACTTGTGCTAGGGAACGAGTCAGTTTAAGGCTGCCAAAACTCATAgtaagcttgaaaacttgttaaaACATACAGTCATTCGATATTACCAAAAACCCAAGCAACTCACAAGCAATTACACTTTAGCATTTCCATGCATAAaacattttcttttaaaaatggtTCAAAAGTTTGTATCACATTTCTAACAAAAATGCTAAACTATAATTCATACTTCCATTCATACATAGTACAAAAGAGTGCTTATGGATTCAGGTATACATACAAACTCTTCTTTTCCTTATACATTACATAATATAATTCTTTGAAACCAAGTACAGTGTCTAACATTTTATACATTACATGTCCACTAAACAAACTCAAACATACAAAGGAACTTGCTAGACCGTAGCCTCTTGCTAGCTTTTTTTGTAGATAACTCTAATCCTACTAGCTATATTAAATTGTTTTCTTTCTAATCCAGGAAGACAACATTGGAATGCAATGAAGTGGATTATAAGATATCTTTGAGGAAATTCCAACTTAAAGCTTTGTTTTGGAAGTGAAAAGCCTACTTTtattggttatattgattctaacATGGAAGGAGATATTGACTCGAGAAAGTCTACTTCAAATTATCAAATCACTTTTGCAAGCAAAGTTTGCCTTAGCAATCCAAATTACAAAAATGCACTTCTTGTCAACTACAAAAACAAAGTTTATTGCAATGACAAAGGTATGTAATGGACTTGCTTTGGATGAAAATATTTATGTTTGAACAAGGGTTCACGCAAAAAAGGTATCTCTTACTTTGTGATACCTAAAGTGTTATTCATCTTAGTAAAATTgaagcacatttatgtaaagtatCATTGGATACGAGAAGTTTTAAATGTTAAATTAGAATTTAAAAATGTTCTCACTGGTAATAATGTTTTCGACATGTTGATGAAGGCTCTTTTGAGAGGGAAATTGGAGACTTGTAGCCCCATTACTTGAATGGGGACTTCCACTACATAGGTGTGAGGGGGAGATTTGTTAGCTATTAGTGTCCCACCCATGTGGGGGAAGGACAAATAGTAAGTGATAAgtgaaaaaatgaaaaagaaagatttgagagagagagagaggggaaagATTTGAGATATATTTAGACAGAGAAAGATTTGAGCAAGATTGTGAAAGAAAGATAAAAAGTGGGTAAAGGGTGAGAAAAATGGTGAGAGAGAAGAATTGAAATGTAGAGAGGAATGtgggttgagagagagagagagagagagagagagagagagagagagagagagtaatggAGAAGAAATTTCTAGTTTTTGGATTATAGGAGCAACTTTGATCAACTTGACAACCAGGAGATCATTTGTAGTCCGATCGTGTTAATTTTGGGCAATAAATAAAGGGGTAAATAACAAAAATAGTACATCAACTTAGAAGTACATAGCAATAAGGTATCTAAACTTCAATTTGCAACACAAGacccataatttttaatttaaacaactTAAAACCCTCTTATAATATTTAGTGGCCAGTTTCTagattatttttattgataagaCACTTGTtagattaaaattatattttctctctgttaatttgatatttatcggggaaaaaaattaattatgctATCTATCCATCTACAATCCTAACAATTCAAATTACATGGATTAATATTTCAATAATCCAGAATCTGTTTACTAAAAACTATAAatccataaaaatataattttcaatTTGATAAATGTTACATTAATATAAATAACATAGAAACTAGCTATTGAAGATGATAGGAGAGTTTTCTATTACTTAAATTAAAGATAAGATGATTTTACATTCAGGTACTTTATGTAGAGCACCTCTTGATTGAGATACCATCCACATAATTTTTCCCAAATAGAAGACACTTTGATTTTTATGCATGGTTGGATTGAGAATTGAAGCTCTCCATGATAGAAAATAGGCTTAAAAATAGTGTTGTGCTATTTGATGAAACTATGGACTTTTCTCCATCTTCTCCATCTTCTCCTCTTATATTTAATCTCTTTGTTGTTGAGATTAATTTGTGTATTTGTTGTAAAAACTTGGATAAGATAAGGTGTTTGTCACCTCACTTTTTAAATAGTGGTAGACTCAAAACTGATGTGGTTTGTCCTCTTTGATTTGAACTTGTGTTCTTACTGTATTTGATCTGATCGTGATGgagcatatttttattaataatttgctGCTGGAATTATGATAAATTGATGCTACGCTTGTTAACAATTTATAATCCATATTATTAAGGGGTTTTATTTTCTGTCTTGAAACCCCAACATTAACAAGCAAGGAGTGATTTAAAAGCTGCTGAAGGCCAGGAGGAGGTGACCAGCGAGTGATTAAACTATGAATCATCACATACAAAGCTAGCCAGACTTTGCAATTTGCATCTCAAAATAGCAAGTTATAATCATCAACATCAAGAAGTTCTAATTTTATCTTCTCATAGTTGGTATTGGTATAAACAATAATTGCCAACTCTGGGTCACGCGTCAGCCTTCAATACTTGAGTATATTAAATGAGGAACAAATATAACAAACAAGAACTTGCCAGGAAAAAAAGTTACATGAACCTGCTCTGAGCTCTACTTCTATGGTATCTATAAGAACGAGTATGATTATCGCCATCAGTAACATACTATATTGTCCATACAAGCTCCAACTAATTGATcaacaaaattatttttttctttctgtAAATTCAACCGATAGATATCCTCATCAAAATAAAGAAGTCCATGCATACAACAAAAGCATAAAAACAACTTCAGGCTTGCCTCTTCAAAAATCAGAACAGGGAGGATTGCGTTAGATTCTCCAATAACTTTGTCAAAGTAAAATATTTGCAATTGAACTAACTAAAGAAAAAATAGTATTTAGATCTAACACCATTGATGTTGGAGAAAAGATTCCCCATGACCATAGCTTAGTGAAAGCAGGGTCTtctgctaatcataattatatattaaaataagctGTAACAGTATTTTGGCAATAGCGACCGGCAAAGATGTTGCCAGAATGCATGGGTTTGTTGATATGAAGCAGGGTTTTCAAATCTCTCTCATCTTTCCATCTTTCTTGTGTGTGCCTGAACATGCAAGCCCACCcaaaatactcaactcaactaaacttttatctcAAGAATTTGGAGTCAGCTCTATGGATTCTCTctctccattctaaacgattttgggttaaatcctcagaaatgtgtaatgcttctaagtcatgttgtactactctcctccaagttagtttaggtttaccccttcttttctttttatcctctaacctaatgtgttctacttgtctaactggagcctccgtatatctacgcttcacatgactaaaccacctcaatctcccttctctcaacttatcctcaattgtcaccactcctactttttctctaatactctcgttacggattttatctagtctagtatgaccactcatccaccttaacattctcatctccgcaactcttagcttagacacatacgactccttcagtgcccaacactcactaccatataacatggccggtcatatggctgtacggtaaaattttcctttcaacttattgggaatcttgcgatcacataaaactcccgtggcacttctccacttcacccatccggctttaatcttgttactaacatcctcctcacatcctccatctactAGAAGAATTGAaccaagatatttaaagtgattactttggggcagtactactccatccaaactaactcattccctattaccagttcggccttcactgaacttgcaatgcatgtattctgtcttcgttctacttaacttaaaaccctttgactctagagtacttctccaaagctctaactttctattgactcttctcgcgtctcatctattagaAGCCCACCCAAAATACAAGAAACAAAAATTGACACTAGggtttactctctctctctctctctctctctctctctctctgagtaGAACTTATAAAAGACTATAATTTCTGCTCAGCCTTGACCGCCTGATTGTTGAATCCGAGCACCAGAATCTCTCAACACGCATAAGCCTTCCTTTTGAATGACTGTAGATAAATTGAATCACACATATATCCAAATTATGGTAAACCACTTAAAACGATAATGTTAGACTCCAACTAGGAGTGGAAGTTCAGTAATCACTTCTCTTCAACTATAAATACACCCCTTAGAAGGCATGAAAAACCAACATATTGTAACCTATTACTGCTTCTCATGAAAACTCTTTGATAGTGAGATGTAAAACTCTTTGATAGTGAGATGTCTGACTTAATCATCAAAGTGGAACTCCCAACACTGTGCTGGGAGCTCTCCCTAAGCTTTTCTTTGGTTGCGGGTACCTGCTCGACTCAATTTTGGATATCCTTTGTTATCAAGAACCATTTTTTCCACACCTGAACGCAGGCAAATTAACTTGTATAGATCAAATGAAAGTATCTAAACTTTTCACATCAGCCTTGAACAACTAATTTGATGAAGCCAAAAACCAAGAATGGATAAGAAAGAAGCAGTAGGAAGCACAATTCTAACAGTCATTATTCACATGCAGCATTAATTTGAAATATCATGCCAACATTGGTAGAAAACAGTAATTGGATGTCCCAAAACTATCTGCATTATAAAGTATGTCAATTTGGTAAAGGTTTTAGTAACTCTAGTCACAAAAAACAAGTACATCTTCTGATTCTTGCAACAAGCTCCACCACTCAGCTTCTACCGCAACATCAATTAGAAATATTACTAGGTAAAGGAGAAGAACCTCAGAGGAAAAGAGCTAAAAGACCAGCTTAAGTTTAGGGATTGTAAGAAAGAAATTGAACATAGTCGTGATTTTATCGCTCTAAATACACATATTATCAGAATTCACGAGGAAAATCCCActattaaaatgaaaaatttatatatttaacagCACTGTTCCTTAGAAACTCCATTTCACcactacacacacacacacacacacatgcatAAATCATATCACCATTCTCATGATAACATAAGTCAACTGGTAAGAGTAGTGAATTTACCGGCGTTGCAGAAGTTTTGATAGAGAACATTAACTCAAAAGATTTTATTAAACAAGTAAACCCAAAACATAATGAACTGTGCAGCTGAGATATGCTAGTCagccaaaaacacatcaataaccAAAAAATGATTGTTAAATTAAATGTAGATACAACTGAAAGTAATCACCATTCATTTGTTCTAACATTTTCTTTAGTTATCGTCTCCTATTAACCCGATATCCATATCGATAATAGGAAGTAAATCTCAATTCCTAATTCGTTCTATTGCATTAATTAGCTCCAAAATTAGCATAAACAAAAGGAATTTCTCTTTCaaggggagaaaaaaaaaatcaaaaatcacCTAGCTTTCTCATTTACCACTTATCGAATCTTTGGAATCCACAACCTTCTCTGTTTTCTTCTCGGCCACATTTGATTCGGATGCCTTTTCCTTCTCCAATTCCTTCATGACCCTCTCTTCTGCATCCTTCTCCGCCTGCAAAATAGGCTCGTAATAATCAGCATGAGCCTGCATACACTTCCTTAAGGCAGCAGTCGCGTCAAAGCACTTGTCCACAACATTCTCCTCGTTAGTTTCGGCCTCTTTGACGCAATTCTCCCACTCTATAAAAGCATCTCTGCACCCACCCCCTTTCATGAACAAACAGAACCCACACTCtccctcctcttcttcttcctcagtAGGTTTCGTAGCTTGATCTGATTCTTCTGGGGTTTGGGTGCCAATTGAGGAATTTGTGGCTTCTTTTGACATTTCATCCTTTGGGGGAATATGAGTAGCTGATTCTGGGGATTTGGGATCTGCAGAGGCCATGGTACAATTGGAACTGTGAGAATCGATTGAGTTTGCGGTCGTCGTCGTCGTTGAAGAGAATACAGCACCCATGACTATAGCTTAAAACCTCCTTAGAACCCTTGGACAAGGCTTCTCATCGGGGCTGATGGTTGCTTATTTTTTTAAttgccattttcttttctttttggccAAAACAAAACTGGAATTGCTGACTGGCGTTGCAATTTTACtctcatttatttaattattttaatctttttatttaaatatacattgatttttattattttttaaaattatattaataatactcttttaattattttaatctttttaattaaatatacattgatttttattattttttaaaattacattAATTATACTCTTTTGATATGCCACGTGATTGCGAgcatataattcatttatatagtgaatgaactaatttaatttttatagttacaaaataatttttaaaatcaagcTCTAATTTTATCAatgatatgaaaaaaaaaatgcccTTTACATAGATTgaatatatttattttcattgAACACAGAAATATCTATATCTACCTTTAGTATAGTTTTATTTGACAAtattattttctatttaatttatatttattttcaaactaGTTTTCGGAAAATCTTAAACAAACGTATTGAGCCCAATTTACAAACGTTTAGGACAAAAAAATACTTTTCCAATTGAACCATCTTAAAATGGAGCAGCCTATTAAAAGGGATTCAATCTGATTATGCAAGGGATGCATCATGCGATTGAGGATGTTAAAGGCACCAATATGACACGCACAAGAACCATTCTTGCATGCCCATGAGCAAGCCTAAGTAGAAATTATACCGATTGGAATAAATCTCAATTTGACCCTACTTAttgaaagaatttaatttaatttaaaaattaaaaaaatttaaaaactaaatttcttaatttttaagtttaaattaaaaattttagtttcaaaattaaaaagttaaatattttaattttttaattaaaaaaattaaaaaatttaacacaaa harbors:
- the LOC110673203 gene encoding uncharacterized protein LOC110673203 → MGAVFSSTTTTTANSIDSHSSNCTMASADPKSPESATHIPPKDEMSKEATNSSIGTQTPEESDQATKPTEEEEEEGECGFCLFMKGGGCRDAFIEWENCVKEAETNEENVVDKCFDATAALRKCMQAHADYYEPILQAEKDAEERVMKELEKEKASESNVAEKKTEKVVDSKDSISGK